One Salvelinus sp. IW2-2015 unplaced genomic scaffold, ASM291031v2 Un_scaffold3351, whole genome shotgun sequence DNA window includes the following coding sequences:
- the LOC112075708 gene encoding gamma-glutamylaminecyclotransferase, producing the protein MRGFRGAALLTSLLIYLPPVQMTYIFVYGTLKKGQPNSFRMLPDQGNGKAEFCGHARTVDVYPLVIAGKYNIPYLLNRPGEGHRVQGEVYRVDDTMLSFLDAFEGCPTMYQRTSVQIELEDWKVEGTERSPGSMMEAFFYSTTSYQPAWLKHNFYENYDAYGDHGLVYVDREDRVPLKDL; encoded by the coding sequence ATCTACCTCCCGCCGGTCCAGATGACTTATATCTTTGTCTATGGGACTCTGAAGAAGGGTCAGCCCAACTCCTTCAGGATGCTGCCGGACCAAGGGAACGGGAAAGCAGAGTTCTGTGGTCACGCCCGCACCGTAGACGTCTACCCGCTGGTGATCGCTGGGAAGTACAACATCCCCTACCTGCTGAACCGCCCCGGGGAAGGTCACAGGGTCCAGGGGGAGGTGTACAGGGTGGATGACACCATGCTGAGCTTCCTAGACGCCTTCGAGGGCTGCCCCACCATGTACCAACGCACCTCCGTTCAGATAGAGCTGGAGGACTGGAAggtggaggggacagagaggagccCAGGCAGCATGATGGAGGCCTTCTTCTACAGCACCACCTCCTACCAGCCTGCCTGGCTCAAACACAACTTCTATGAGAACTACGACGCCTACGGAGACCATGGCTTGGTGTACGTCGACAGGGAGGACAGAGTTCCACTGAAGGATCTATAA